The segment AAGTTGCGAATTCGATCGGCGACAGCCTCATGAAAAGTGTCGGCCTTGCCCGAAAACCGAATACGGCGGTGGAAATCGTTCAGTTCCGACCGTTCTATGTTGTCGGCAAGGTGACGCAGTCGGGAGAATTCCCATACCGGCCCGGGCTGACCGTCTTGCAGGCCTTGAGCATCGCGGGCGGGTTGCGGACGCGAGAGGACAGGGATGCCAGGTTCGAGCGCGAAGTGATCCAGGGCCAAGGGGATGTGAGCCTGCTCAGACTGAGCGAGGCCAGTCTCCTCGCTCGCAAGGCGCGACTCGAGGCGGAACTCTCGCATGCCAGCGACATTCAGTTTCCGACCCAGTTGACATCGCGCACTCAGGACGACGTCTTTGCCATGCTCTTGAAGCAGGAGCGCTTGATCTTCCAAGCGCGCAGTGAGGGATTGGACACTCAGGTCAAGGCGCTTCGTGGTCTGCGCGAGTTCCTCCAGAAGGAACTTGCCTCGCTGGAAGCGCAATTGGTTTTCCTCGACAAGCAAATCGGCTCAATCCAGAAAGAGTTGACAGCGGTTTCGACGCTTGTCGTCAAAGGTCTTGCGGCTGCGCCGCGCGAGTTTTCTCTGGAGCGGGCCCTTGCCCAGGTGCAGAGCGAGAGGTTGTCGGCGGAAACCAGTCTGCTGCGCGGGCGTCAGGAAATCAGTAAAACAGACATATCAATTCTCGCGCTCCAGGAGGGACGCAAAAATGAGGTAACGATCAACCTGCGCCAAACGCAAGCTGAGCTCGATGCTATCGAAAGCAAGACAGAAACAGCAAGGCGGTTATTGTACGAGTCAGCGGTATCTGCCCCGGCCCTTCTTGCCCGCCGAGCCGACGCGGAGCTGGCTGCGCCGATCTATACGATTTTCCGGCTATCGGCGGATGGTGCGACAGTGCAAATCCAAGCTAACGAAACGAGCGCGATCGAGCCCGGAGACACGATCAAGGTTGAAATACCACTGGCTGCGGATGAAACGGGCGCGCTGGACCTGACATTGAGCGAGCGGCACAAGGCGCCGGGACTAGAACTCAAGGCAGAAACCGCCGGCAATACTGTAGGCATCCCGTAGCCTTCCGTGCGGGCTTTGCTGGAATGATTAGGTAAAGATGTAGATGTTGCGGCCGCGCTGGCGACCCGCACATAGGTCTGGCGCAATCCAGCCCCGCCCGTTTGGCCAGCCGCACCAGCCGTCCGTGGGCCCGGTGGATGAGCTTGGCGTCGGTCGGGACCATCACGTTCTTCGACTGCACGGTCGTGTCCACGGTCACTTGGCACGTGTCGGTCGTCTTCATCGCCCCGGCCTTGACCGCAATGCTGAGGCTTCCCTGCAGAAGCGCGACGATCCGCTCCTCGCCCCATGCGGCTGCGCCAGGGCGTCATCGACGAGCGGTCGAAGTATTAGCGATCCGTTCCTTCACCGAGTGCGGTCGCGCTTCTATAACCTTTCGAGGGCCTCGTGGTGCCTTCAAAGGCAAGACCCTTACGAGGCACTCCGAGAACACTTAAAAGCGACGCGTGTGGGCGTACTCAAAGGCGTCAGTCCATCACAGTGTTGGCAGGCGAACAAGCGTCGTAATAGGCCTCCGCCAAGCCATCTCGTGCGTTGCGGGCAATGGATTGTTCACAAAGTGCCATTCTATCGCGATCCTCTCGATTAATCTGGACAGTTCCATTGGAATGCGTTCGGTGATCTCCCGCTCGAGCACCTCGATGTCGATCTTCAGCAAGTCAATTCGACTGTGCTTTTTAATGACCCTCTCGAGCGCCTTGTTTGAATCAACGCACTGAACCGTCATCTTGTCGGCGAGAGGCTGGCCGATGCCGCCATAGCGTCCGGATGGCTCCCACCCGAACTCAACGGTTCCGTTAGCATAGCCTACCGCCACTGGATTGAGCTCGAAATGACCTTCGAACGCCTTCAAGTTCTGTTTGAGGCGCTCGATATTCTGTGGCAGAGGTTCGAAGCAGTAGACGAAGTTACCCGAGTTCCTAGTCAGGAAGTAAAGAGCAGATATGCCGACGTTCGAGCCAAAGTCGACGATAACTTCCTTCTTCCTGCTGTCTCCATAGTCGCCCCTGAAGAATATCTCGTTTATTGTGATGACGTCGTCGGCATTGAAGGCAGTAACCTTTGCCTTCCCGGTGGGTGTCGAGATCACGTATGACACAGGGTATTCACCTCCGCCCAAGGACAGGTAGCGACGGAGGAAATCAATTGGACGGTTGCATTGTCCGAGTATTTTGGCGACAGCCGAAATGTTCTGCGGGTTCATCAAGCCTTTGAAAATCGCGTGCACCGATCGGTGGTGACGCGCCTTTTGGGCCGTTTGGATTATCGTCATGCCATCCCCCTGTCGATGAGCTTGGGAAGCGCGCACGCCTCGCCGCAAGTGGAGGAAACGGCGCAAGGAAAGTCAATTTGGCCATGCGAGGTATGGGCTAGAGGTCGAAGGGCACTGCGTCGCGGAAGAACTCCTCGCCGGTGAGATACTGGAACTAAGGGGTCTCCATCAGCGCTCGCACAGCACCTCATCCGACAGGTTGAAGGTGTGCTTGAGGATCGCCAGCCCCGCCATCAGCCGGGTCGGCAGCGGCGGCGTGCCGGGGCCGTCCGAATAGACGGCGCCGAAACGCTCCTCCAGCACCGGCCAGTCGATCGCCTGCGATCAGGGAGATTGGTCCGGCATCCTTGCCGCGCTTGCCATTTAGCAGCGATGTCGGCGAGCACGAAGAACTTGCGACGTGCATGCACCCAGCACAGCGCCTGGGTCAACGGACCGGGGCCACGACGTGATCACTTCGATCTGATGCTTCGTCACAGGCTACTCCTAGTGATTGCACTAGTCCTAGTGCAATCACTAGGGATTGGCAGCCGTCAACCTACCTCAGCGAGCCGGCCGTCACCGTGGGGATATGGCGCCCGAGTATCGCGGCTGCCTTCAACAACCAGGATCCGGCTGACAAGAACGACAGCAAGGGGAACCAAGAAGATGATACCGGGGTCGGCGCTGCCGCTTGTCAGCGACCCCGCGACAAGCGCCGACAAGGCGCAAGCCCGAACACTCGAAGCAATTGCGTCGACCTCTCGATCGACGTGACCTCGCCCCGACAGCCCCCGCACCAGCATTGTCAACAGGATCGCCATCATTACGGTGCCGAACAGCCCCAACTGGGAAAGCAGCGCTATCGGCCAACTCGAGGCCCGCGAACTCCCCAGTCCGATCCCCAGCCCGCCCGTATCGAAGAAGGACTGCAGACTTTTATAATTCCAGTAACTGCGCTCCTGACCTGAGGCTGACGCAGCTTTATTGATCACCGTGCTGTCGACAAGCTGCAATACAGGATCGAAGATATGAGGGTAGTACAGAATTGCGGCCAGCCCGGAGAGGAGCAGCAGCGGTATAAGCGCGACAAGCAGTGCCTCCTCCGATCTCAGCCGACCTGAAGCGAGCGACTTCACGATGGAAATGACTACAGGCACAGTCACGATCGCAAGACCCACGTAGGCGGTCGATGACGTCGACAGCAGCAGTAGAATAAACAGGGACGTTGCTAGCGCCAATGCAAGCTTTGATCCGGTCTTCCGCCAATAGGTAAAAGTAAACGCGAGTCCTCCCAGCGATACTCCGCCAAACGCCGATGCCTCCGAAAAGGCCCCTGCAATCCGCCAAAACCCGGCTGTCGTAACATGGGTCAGCATGCTGTAGTTGGCGGTGCGGATCGGGGCAAGGATGTCACCGGCGCCACTGATCTTGCCTAGCAAATCCAGGACGCCCATCGCCGCGTGCAAGCTGAACCATAGGAAGAAGCCCCGCCGGATGTCCGCTAACGTGCCGCTGCGCTGAAGCAGCAGACAGGTCGCCAGGAAGGTCAACCCGCCCAGAATAAAGTACCCCGCCTGAGTGATATTGGCGGACACCGGCGCTAAGGCCGCTTCGTAGACGCCCCTGGCCGTGCGGGACGAGACGAAGGCGCTCGTCTGCCCTGCAAAGAGCCTCGGAAACAACAGCGCTCCGATGCAGACATAGATCATCAGCGCGCAGACGATCCATGCGGCACCTATACGAACGAAGACCGCCCCTATTTCCCTCCAGATTCCCCGTCGAGCCAGCGCGGCTACTATTACGAGCATAGCAAAGACGGTAAAGATAAGCGGCGATGAACCGCCAAGCGAGGTTAGTGTCCC is part of the Mesorhizobium sp. L-2-11 genome and harbors:
- a CDS encoding polysaccharide biosynthesis/export family protein, translated to MDTLTNRRDAWRLLHVVLSAGLGLACMLSTSAVNAKEYVLGPQDKIRIKVYEWRASRDTIFAWAALNDEYTVGPNGSISLPLVGEIKAVGLTAGQVANSIGDSLMKSVGLARKPNTAVEIVQFRPFYVVGKVTQSGEFPYRPGLTVLQALSIAGGLRTREDRDARFEREVIQGQGDVSLLRLSEASLLARKARLEAELSHASDIQFPTQLTSRTQDDVFAMLLKQERLIFQARSEGLDTQVKALRGLREFLQKELASLEAQLVFLDKQIGSIQKELTAVSTLVVKGLAAAPREFSLERALAQVQSERLSAETSLLRGRQEISKTDISILALQEGRKNEVTINLRQTQAELDAIESKTETARRLLYESAVSAPALLARRADAELAAPIYTIFRLSADGATVQIQANETSAIEPGDTIKVEIPLAADETGALDLTLSERHKAPGLELKAETAGNTVGIP
- a CDS encoding FkbM family methyltransferase, with translation MTIIQTAQKARHHRSVHAIFKGLMNPQNISAVAKILGQCNRPIDFLRRYLSLGGGEYPVSYVISTPTGKAKVTAFNADDVITINEIFFRGDYGDSRKKEVIVDFGSNVGISALYFLTRNSGNFVYCFEPLPQNIERLKQNLKAFEGHFELNPVAVGYANGTVEFGWEPSGRYGGIGQPLADKMTVQCVDSNKALERVIKKHSRIDLLKIDIEVLEREITERIPMELSRLIERIAIEWHFVNNPLPATHEMAWRRPITTLVRLPTL